ATTTGTCAATTTTGGCGGGGGTATCGGTATTCCCTACCGGCCGGAGGAAAAACGCGTTGATTTACACCTTATTTCCAGGGAAATTAAAAGGGCTTATGAAGAAAAAATCAAAGGGGCCGGTCTTGCTCCAGTCCGCGTTACTATGGAATTGGGCCGCGCTATTACCGGACCCTTTGGTTATTTAATCAGTACGGTACTTCACAAAAAGGAAATCTATAAAAATTATGTAGGTTTGGATGCCTGTATGGCCAATTTAATGCGCCCTGGCATATACGGAGCATATCACCATATCACCGTATTAGGGAAAGAAAACTGGCCTCATGATCATGTTTATGATGTGACCGGTTCGCTGTGTGAGAACAATGACAAGTTCGCCATCGACCGCAAGTTGCCGGAAATCACGCGAGGAGATATTATTGTCATCCATGACACAGGCGCCCATGGACATGCTATGGGATTTAATTATAACGGAAAGCTAAGGTCAGCAGAGCTCTTGTTAAGGCCAAACGGAGAAGTGCAGCTCATTCGCAGAGCGGAGACATTAGATGATTATTTTTCAACACTCGATTTCAATGGATTAGATGTGTGACCGAGCCTTTTTTCCAAGATCCAGCCCATTGCAAGTGGATTGAAGAGCGGATTCCAGCGTAGTGGGTGGCTGGCCAGTTAACATCCTTATAGGAGCAAGCACCATGTTAGTTCAAGCCCGCTCACCTGCATGTGCAGCGGGCTTTATAATTATTTATGCTCCTATGTGCGGATAAACAAGTCAGCCATCCGACACCGGAAACGTTAATTTCTCAATATACGTCTATAAGGACTTTCAGGTTTAAATGCAGCGTCTCAGCATTCCCGGGGTATGCCAGAGCAGCCAGCGGTAAAACTGCCGGTAACCGGTTTGTCCGAGCAAGATTTGGAGTGATTGTTCAAAGGGCTCCCGGCAGCTGAAGTACATGCCTAATAACGCTTTGGGAAAGTATTGAAACATCCTGGCAATAAATAAGGCGGCCTTGAGGTCCGACCCAAACTGTTGATAGCAGTTTCGCTCATACACTCCGAGATGCAGCCTGGTCAACGGCGCCCCCCTGGAAATAAGTGAGGCCGCTGTCGCGGCAGCCAGCCGTCCTGAGGCAACAGCATAACGGATGCCCTCTCCGGTAAACGGATCGGTATAGCCGGCAGCGTCTCCTGCCAGGATCACTCTGTCACTGACGGTGGGACGGGCGATTCCACCCAGGGGAATAAAGCCCCCCTTGCTCCTCTGTTCTTCCAAAATTCCTCTGCCTTTCAGAAAATTCGAGAAAGCTTCTTTAAGACCAGACGCGTTGGTCAACCAGGAACCCATTCCAGCAGACAGGCGACCCCTTTTGGGAAAAACCCAGCTGTAGCCCATGGGCAACTGCCCGTAATGAATTTCAATAGCCTCCCGCCAGCCGCCTTCTTCCTCACCCCTGGCCACATCGGCGCAAACACAAAAAGCCAGGTCCTTTTTGTTAAAAGGTTTTCGTACCGTTTTGGCCACCGTACTGTTAACACCGTCCGCGCCTATTACCAGAAGCCCGCTGTAGACGCCTTTGGTAGTGCTGACTGTCACTTCTCGCTCACCTGCAGCAACAGCGGTGACGCGCTCACCCTGTTTTAACTCAGCTCCAGCTGACTGTGCCAGGCTGATCAACCACTGGTCAAATATCTCTCGTGACACCAATACCATAAAGTCCTGTTCCAGGTCGATCTCCATCACCCTGTCACCATAAAACCCCCTGAAAGAAGAACACCTCGCCTCAACTATTTCAGGAGGAAGCGCAGCGCCCAAGAGGCCCATGGCAGCTGCGGTGATGCCCCCGGCACAGGTTTTCGGGCGAGGATGGTATTCTTTTTCCAGGATCATGGTTTCCAATCCCGCCCCGGCGCAGTCCCTTGCCGCCACAGCCCCGGCCGGTCCCGCTCCGACAACAATTACGTCATACCTCATGCCAGCCATACCCCCTTAGCCAATTGTCGAAGGTATTATTCCACAAAGAGGGATAAAAAAACCACCGGCTCTCTTGCTGCAGAGCCGGTGAGAACAAACTCCTTTGAAAATACACACAGAACGCTAAAAAATGCAGGTGCGAATTCATTCGCACCATGTCACACTAGCCACAAAAGTTCGGCGCTGGCGCGCCGTGTGCGATTAAAATCGCGCCTGCATCGGCTGGTATTTTCATGATACGTGGCGCGGCGATAAAAGCATGATGAGCCTTTGTCTGCAACATCATTAATTTTCCAGGGCCCGTCCCGGCAAGCGCTTGTCTCCGACGCGCCGGGTTAATTTCTCACGGTCGAAATATTCCAGGAGCGGCAAAGCAAACTTCCGGGAAGTCTGTAATAGGTCCCGTACCTCCGCTACCGTTATTTCTCCCTTGTCCCTGAGACTCTGGCTCACTTTCTGGCGGGCGCTGGCTAAAACATCCTTTAAAAAATAGAGTTCTTCGGCAATCTTAACCAGGTCCCCTGTCCTTAACATGTACTGCAGCAGTTCGGCTGCAAAAACTTCGTCCAGGCCGGCGCTGCGGCTGAGGCCATTCCATGAGGGGGGGAGGAAGGCGAACTCTTCCAGTTCATGTTTAATCCGGCTGATTAATTTTTCCTGCTGCGGGGAAGGACCTGCTGCAAAACCCTGCAGCGCTACCGCTTGCGGTGTCACACGGAGCAACCCGTCCTTTTCCATTTCCAGCAACAGCATCTGGAATACCCTGCTGTTTAAAACCTGAAATTTTCGGGAACGAAGGTCTTCCCTTGGATAGCCCTCACGGAGGGGAAAGTCGCGGTGGTATGTCTCAAGCAGCTGGGCTAGGGCAGCGGACCAGCGCTGATAAATAACTGATGAAACATAGTATGTTTTACCGTCACCACTGATCATTTTGGCCCTGCCCTCTTTGACCAGCTCGCTGGCTGCCTCGACTATCTCTTCATCCTTTAAACCCGTACCAGTTGCAATTTCGCCGGGGATATGCAACCCACTGCCGGCAGTTAGAAACTGGTCCACCAGTTCAGCCGGGGTCCCCCGCTCACGCGTTGCCAGGGCGCTTAGCACCTCACTGCGGAAACGTTTATGCTTGCGCCTGGGGAGCGGGTCTATCACGGTCCCTCCCCCGATGGTTTCCATGGGGGAATAGGAGCGGATCACAAAACGGTCACCCTTGGCCGCGACCAACTGTTCTTCCAACTCCACTTGCGCATAAGCAAGCGTTCCCGGTTCCATTTCTTCGCGGTCCAGGAGTACCACCCTGCCGAGGGTTTCACTGGTACCCAGGTAAAAACGCACCCTCGTCCTGTTTTTCAGGGGCCGCGCCGCGCTGTCCAATAACAACAGGTGGATATCTACACGGTTGGCGGGGGTCAAGGTTTTTACCCCCGCCACTACGCTGCCCCGCTCAACCTGCTCCAACTCCAGTCCGGCCAGGTTGACGGCCACCCTTTGACCGGCTTCCGCCACTTCTACCTTCTCCCCGTGCACCTGGAGGGAACGGACCCTTGAAACGAGACCCTGGGGCTGGATTTCAACGGAGTCGCCAACGCGGAGCACACCTGCTACCAGCGTGCCGGTTACCACCGTGCCGAAGCCGGTGATGGTAAAAACACGGTCCACCGGCAACCTGGGCGATCCGCTGCTTACCCTGGAGACAGTCTGCCCGGCCAACTGGTCGATTTTTTCCAGCAAGTCCCGGATGCCCTGCCCGGTTACCGCCGAAACTTTCAACACGGGGGCGTCCTCTAAAACGGTGCCTTTTAAAAAGTCGCGCGCCTCCTCCTCCACCAGTTCCAGCCAATCATCTTCCACCAGGTCGGTCTTGGTCAGTACCACAATTCCTTTTTGGACCTGCAGCAGCTGAAGGATATCCAGGTGCTCACGCGTTTGGGGCATTACTCCCTCATCGGCGGCAATCACCAGCAGGACCAGGTCGAAGCCTCCGGCTCCTGCCAGCATGTTCTTAATGAACCGTTCATGACCTGGTACATCGACAATGCCGGCCCTGCGCCCTCCCGGCAATTGCAGGGAGGCAAAGCCAAGTTCAATAGAGATGCCCCGTTCTTTTTCTTCTTTCAGGCGGTCGGTGTCGATCCCGGTTAAAGCCCTGACCAGGGCCGTCTTACCGTGGTCAACATGGCCTGCGGTACCGATAATAAGGTGTTTCAAAATAAGCACATCCTTGCTAAATTGAAAAGACCGGGTTCATATTATCCAAACTGAGGTTTATAATTGACTCCGCAAAACTGTGAATATAATTCTGAACCATATCGTGCTATCTTTCACCTTTTTCTATTGAAGCGCTTTGGCAAACGCGCCGGCCAGCAGTTGAAACTCCCCGTCTGCAATGGTGCGGACATCAAGGAGAAGTTTATCTTCCTGTACCCGCCCCATCACGGCCGGCTCACCTCGCCGCAGCGCCTCCTGCAGTTCACCTGCTGAGCTTTTTCCCGGCTGTACCACCACAACAGCGGTTGGGAGGGCTGCTGTGGGCATGGCCCCGCCACCCACCGCCGACAAACCCTCCTCCAGTTCCACCCGAGCCCGGCTTCCCGCAACCTCACGCAAGAAGACTGCCAGTTGCGAAGCTTTTTGCCGCAATTGCTCCAGAGGTACGGTCAACATCTTGAGAGTAGGGATTCCGCCAAGAGCCTGTTCTTCGTCCAGGTAAAGCCTTAAGGTAGCTTCAAGCGCCGCAACCGTCATTTTGTCGATACGAATCGCCCTCGTTAGAGGGTTCTTCTTCATTTTATCGATATAGACACGTTTTCCTATGATAATACCGGCTTGAGCTCCACCGAGAAGCTTGTCCCCGCTGAAGGTCACAATGTCTGTCCCGGCGCCGACCGTCGCCTGCACTGTAGGTTCCCAGGGCAAACCATAGCGACTCAAGTCAATAAGAAATCCGCTGCCCAGATCGGATACCACCGGGAGCTTAAACTCCCGGCCTAACTCAACCAGTTCACCGACCGTAGTCTCCCTGGTAAAGCCGACTATACGGTAATTGCTGGTATGTACGTGCAGCAGCAGCGCGGTGTCTTGACTGATTGCCCGGCGGTAGTCATCAGGATAGGTCTTGTTAGTGGCGCCGACCTCGATCAGGCGGGCGCCGCTTTGCGCCATTACTTCCGGTATCCGGAAAGAACCGCCTATTTCCACCAACTGGCCTCTGGACACAATAACCTCCTGCCCGCGCGCCATAGTGCTCAGCGCCAACAGCACAGCGGCCGCGTTATTGTTAACGACCAAAGCCGCCTCGGCCCCGGTAAGGGTTGTCAGCAATTTCTCCAGAGGGGCATACCTGGAGCCTCTCCGCCCGGTCTCCAGGTCCAATTCCAGGTTTGAGTAATTGGCCACCACATCGCTGACGGCATGCCTGGCTTGCTCAGCCAGGGGCGCCCTCCCCAGGTTGGTATGAAGGACAACACCTGTCGCGTTAATGACCCGGCGCAGGTTGGGACGAACCGAACGTGTTGCCGCGGCTATGGTTTTTAAAACAACCCGCTCCAGACAGGCGGGCTTTCCACCTTCCCCGGCAACCAATGTGTCCTCCGAGAGAATTGCCATCCTTTCTGCAGCAAGAGCTTCCCTGATAGCGTCAACTACAACGCTGCGGGGATATGAGGCCAAGGCTTCGTTCATCTGGTCACACCTCAGAACCTCGTCAACTGACGGCAAAAGTCTGAGTAATTGATTCCGCATAGGTCCTCCTAAAATAGTACAGTTATTTATTCAATACTATTTTTAGACTATTTTAAAATTATATGGCAGTATGGGAGCAAAAGCAAGTATTAGGGCATAAAGACTCCATAAACCCCGTTTTTTGAGGGCATTAATAACATTTGCAAATAGGTCAACGGATTTGTATAATTATTATGGTATGAACCATGAAGCAAGTGAACCGCGTGTAACAGCGGTTTTATTTATTTTCCGCTGTGGCAGGAAAAAACAGGACCGTTGTCATATATTTGTCATATGCATGATTGAGCCGACAAACCGCACCGTGTCTGCTGCCATATTTGATGGGAGGTTAAAACAATGATCCAAGAGGTGCGTGTCATAGCTAAACCGGGACTTCCGGACAGCAAGGGCGATGAAAGCCTGTATGAGATAAACCGGGCTCTGGGTATCCAGAGCGTTGAGAAGGTCCGGACTGCCCGGGTATTCCGTTTTGAAGGGATTTCTGAAAAAGAAGCCGCCTACCTGGCCGGGAAACTCCTGGCCGAGGATGTGTTTCAGACTTACCGGGTTAACGGCCCTGTCATTGAAGATGCGGCGGTCGTGCTTGAGGTTGCCTATAAACCTGGAGTTATGAACCCGGAAGCTGCTTCTTTACTCAAGTCGGCCTCAGACCTCGGCATAACCGGACTAATTGCCGCGGATTCAAGCTGGGAATACGGCTTTTACGGCCGTGACATATCCGGCGCGGATATTGAGCGCATCTTAAACAGCCTGCTGGTAAATGCCACCATCGAGTACGTGGTCAGGGAAAAACCTCAAACCCTGGTTATCAAAGGAGTTCCCGGCCCGACCGGGGTTATCCCCATCCGCCGGATGAGCGACGAGGAACTGCTTACCTTAAGCCGGGACAAGCTCTTTTTAAACCTCGAGGAAATGAAGGTAGTTCAAAAATATTTTGCCGGTCTGCAAAGAGACCCCACCGACTGTGAAATAGAGATTATTGCCCAAACCTGGTCGGAGCACTGCGTGCATAAAACCTTCAGGGCCAAAATCTCAATGGACGGGCAAGAAAAACCCCCTCTGCTGAAACGATTAAAAGACGCTACAGCCCGGAGCAAACACCCATTGGTACTTTCAGCTTTTGTTGACAACTCCGGGGTCATGGAGTTTTATGAGGGTACGGCAATTTGCGGCAAGGTTGAGACTCACAACTCCCCTTCTGCCATCGAGCCTTACGGCGGCGCTATGACCGGCAGCGGCGGCGTCTTCCGGGATATTGTCGGAACCGGTTTGGGAGCGAAAGTGCTGGCCTCCACCAACATGTTCTGTTTCGCGCCGCCGGGAACCCCCGGCGAAGATATACCGCCCGGCTGCCTTCACCCCCACTACCTGTTGCGGCGGGTTGTTACAGGAGTCAAAGACTACGGCAACCGGATGGGTATCCCGACCAACAACGGGTCGGTCCATTTTCACCCTGATTTCCGGGCCAAACCCACCGTAATCGTGGGCGCTTACGGTATCCTTCCGGCAGGTTCCAGCCGGAAACGCCAGCCGGAAGCGGGCGACCTGGTCCTTACTCTTGGCGGGCGCACCGGGCGTGACGGCATCCACGGAGCTACTTTTTCCAGCGGCGAGATGACCGACCGGACTATTGACGTCAACGCCAGCGCTGTCCAGATTGGCCACCCGATTGAAGAAAAGCGAATGTTTGACGCCATCCTGGCCGCCAGGGACAAAGGACTGCTCCGGGCCATCACCGACTGCGGCGCCGGCGGATTTGCTTCGGCTGTAGGAGAAATGGGCTCGGAAATCGGGGTCAACATAGCCCTGGACCGGGCGCCGTTGAAATACCCTGGTCTGGCGCCGTGGGAAATCCTGCTTTCGGAGAGCCAGGAAAGGATGGTGCTGGCAGTTGCTCCAGCGCACCTTGAGCAACTGCTGGAAATCTGCCGGGGTTACAACGTTGAAGCCACCGTCCTGGGTGAATTCACAGGGGACAAGCGCTTTTGCGCCACTTATGAAGGCTTGACCGTAATGGACCTGGAGATGGAGTTTCTGCACGACGGGCTGCCCCAGCGGTTTATGACGGCTGCCTGGCAGCGGCCGGAACACCCCGAACCCACACTGCGGGAAACGCGTAACTGGTCCAGGCTGTTTGCCCGCGTCATGGGGCACTTGAATGTTTGTTCCAAAGAACCAATTATCAGGCTGTACGACCATGGTGTTCAGGGGACCAGCGCACTTCCGCCGTTTGCCGGGGCGAATGGGGACGGACCAAATGACGCCGCCATCCTCACCCCTCTGCTGGGGAAACCTTACGGCATGGTTATCTCACATGGATTAAACCCTGTTTTAAATATGATCGACCCTTACCACGGCAGTCTCTGGGCGGCTGCGGAAGCTGTCTCCAACGCCGTTTCGTCCGGCGCCAACCCAAGAGAAATGGTCTTGATCGATAACTTTATCTGGCCTTTCCCGGACGAGGACGCTTTAGGCGCACTTGACATGTCGGTTGATGCCTGCGTCGACTTCGTCCGCGCCACGGGCATGCCTTTCATATCGGGAAAAGACAGCCTTTCCAGCACTTACCGGGGCCAAGACGGAACAGTCATTAAAATTCCGCCGGTCCTCTGTGTTTCCGTATTTGGACGAATACCTGATGTTTCACGAACCGTGTCGGCAGATTTTAAAGGAGCAGGCAATCAAATCGTACTGGTGGGTTGCCGCAACACGTCCGAAATGGCAGGCTCCGTTTATTACGACCTGCAGGGCGCCATTGGGCAAAACCTGCCGAAGCTCGACCCTGACAACCTGATGAAGGTCTTTGAAGCCGTCTACGCGGCCATAGACTCCGGCAAACTATTGGCCTGTCATGATATCAGTGAAGGAGGTCTGGGCGCGGCTCTGGCCGAAATGTGCTTCGGTGGCGCTACAGGCGCTTCAATCACAATACCTGCGGACGAAAATCCTGAGCAATTCCTTTTCAATGAGACGGCAGGCTGCTTCCTGGCCGAGCTGCCTGCAGATGCGGACCTGGCGGATATCTTTAGCGGGGTACCTTGCAGCGTCATCGGCAAGACAACCGCGGGAGGACTGCTCACCGCAGAGCAGTATGGAAAAACGCTGTTCACCCTCAACCTGGATGAGTTAAAGGAAGCCTGGCAGCGGCCGATGAAGGAGGTATTCCATTAATGCTGAAACCCCGTGTTTGCATACTGAGGACCGACGGGATCAACTGCGACGAAGAAACTTTTTACGCCTTTAACAAGGCAGGAGCCGAATGCCGCATGGTCCATGTCAATCAGATCAGAAGCGGTGAAGAAAAGCTGGCTTCCTATCAGATTCTCGCATTGCCCGGTGGTTTTTCCTATGGTGACGACGTCCACTCAGGTAAAATCCTGGCGGTGGAACTGGCCTCCTTCTTGAAAGAACAATTGGAGGAGTTTGTAGCGGCCGGCAAGCTGGTCCTTGGGATTTGCAATGGTTTCCAGGTACTGGTGCGCACCGGGCTCCTGCCGGAGCGTCATCTTGGCGAAATAAACGCTACCCTGATGGCCAATGAAAATAGTCATTTTGAATGCCGCTGGGTTAACCTGCTGGTAGAGCGCAGTCATTGTGTCTTCACCCGCAGCCTGGAAGGTTCCATCATCAGCGTACAGGTCGCCCACGGCGAAGGTAAATTTTATACAGCCCCGGCCACACTCCAGGGTATAGAAAACCGGGGCCAGGTTGTCTTCCGCTACGCCGGTCCCGACGGAAGACCCACGGTGCTGTACCCGCATAACCCCAACGGCTCTCTGAACGCAATTGCCGGTGTCTGTGATACCACAGGGAGGATTATGGGGATGATGCCTCACCCGGAAAGGTTTGTGGAAAAAACCCAGCACCCCAACTGGCGCAGGATGCTGTCGGACACCATCCCGCACGGCCTGGCTATTTTTAAAAACGCGGTCGATTATTCTAAACAGATGTAGTCAATACCAAGCGCATGCCACCGGGATCTATAAGACTCGCTGCAAAGCGGCGAGTCTTATAGATCCCGTTTTTTTAAACCTGTATGATGATGAATACTGCCAACCAAAGCCCGTTTTTGTAACTGACTGACTAACATCTTAAAAGTGCCGACAACTGCACTTTTTTTTTCCACCCTGAAAATACAAACAGGCGTATCCCCTATAGGTGCGAATCATTCGCCCAAAAATTGCATTAGACGCCCAAGTGCGGCGCTGAAGCGCCGTTGTGCGATTGAAATGGCGCCTACATATTTTCATGATACGCGGCGGCGTGTGGAACTACCCTGCATTAAATACCGGCGGCCGTAAAACAATATAAAAAAACATGTCACCCGGCACACGACCGGGAAGCTTATCTTGGGAGGTTTGAAGCAGCTTGAATTATTCTCGCCTGGGAGCCGCAACGTTTGCATTTGTTTTTTTCTGTTTTGCGCTGACCTCAACGTCTGAGGCCTTGCAGAACTTGGCCTGCCCGCTCAATCCCGAGCAAGGTCGCGTACTTTTTTTAAAAGAGCCCAATATTTCAGGACGTGATGTGGCCGAACTTCAGGAAAGGCTTAAAGCGCTTGGCTACTACAAAGGTGCTATTAACAGTGTCTATAACGACGAAACGTCACGGGCTGTGGCCTCAGCCCAGGAGAACCTCGATCTGCACCCCAATGGTACGGTTGACCATGTTACCCTCCAGGCACTGGTTGCCGCTACCGATCAGAAGCTTTTTAAGTCAAAAATGCCTGCTGTTCCCGAGAAAGTCAGCGTTATCATTGATATGGACAGGCTCATCCTGACCATTTTTGACGGGACGGAGCCGGTCCGGCAGTATCCGGTTGCCATGGGCAAATATGAAACCCCTACCCCGGTTGGCAACTGGGAAATCGTCTCAAAGTCCATGAATCCGCCTGACGCTATGGGTACACGGTGGCTTGGGCTTAATATCCCTTACGGAAACTACGGTATCCACGGCACCAACGTGCCCGGCAGCATCGGGAGCTTTGCCAGCCACGGCTGTATCCGTATGCATAATGCACATGTGGAGGAAATATTCCCCAGTGTAACCGTAGGTACAGCAGTAACCATCGTCGGGACACCTTTCGGAGCGCCCGGCGCCCCGCCCTCCGTCCTCGGGCTTGGCAGTAGAGGGCCGGATGTCCTGGAGGTCCAGCGCTCTTTAAAAAGGCTGGGTTACCTGAAATGGAACCCCGACGGCTTTTGGGGAGAAGGCACTGAAAAGGCAGTGAAAAAATTAAGGCAGGACAACGGCCTGAAAGGGATGAACGTAGTGGATGACGAAGTTTATAATTTGCTGGGGCTTTAATAACCAGCGCCTTGCTGCATGCTCTTAGGGGGTGCTAGGGATCAAATACGATATAATTATCGCCGGCGCCGGCCCGGCCGGTTCAACCCTGGCTTACCTCGTGGATCATAAGACCAATCTTAATAAAACACCGGATCTGTTACAGCCTGATGGAAAAACACCCCGCTATCGCTGAACTGATGTGCCGAACCCTTACCGGTGAAACAAGCTACGCCGACCTTAAAGATAGCGCGCTGCGCCTGGCACGCAAGGTTGCGACAATAGCCCGGCAGGCTTGACCGGGTGATCATTTATTCAACGGATTCTCCCCATACGTGCAGCTTGGCCCTTTCATCAATCAAACCGCTCTTGTAAGCGTAATCGTAATAAACAAGCAGTGCCCGGCGGCAGCTTTCGTCAAAATCGTAGCTGATTGTTGCAAAATAATCCTCAATAACGGGCAGCGGCAGGCCGGTTTGTTTTCTGGCTTGGGCAATTATAGCAGGCATCCGATTGAGTCCCATGATCTTTGATTCCAGAAGAATATTGCTGATCTTAGCTATTTTGTCAGAACGGTCATTGGAGTCTGAGCTCCGGACCACCCATAAAGCGTATACCATTTTTTCCCCGGTGAATTCCTGCCAAACCTCGCCAAGATCGGTCACATGATAGGGCAGGTGTTCTTCTTTCACCCGCTGGTAGGCCAGCATAGCGTCATCCCCGGTCAGCAGCGCCCCGTCCGACCATGCCATCATATGGTCAAGTTCAGGGGACAATGTCTCAAACTGTACGTCCACATGGTAGTAGTGGTCGAACAATACTTTTAACAGAACTACTGAGGCGGCGGATGTTTCAGCGAGGCTGACATTCCGGCCTTCAAGTTCCGTAACCGGAAGTTTACTAAAAAAAAGGGTGTTGGATACCCGGCCCTTGGCGCTGATAGACAGGCCTGGCAGAATAAGGCAGTAGTCCATGTTGCGAGCGTATTCTATTGAGGATATCGGGGTCACATCCAGATCCCCCTGCAAAAAAAGCTTGTTTAAACAGGTCGGCGCTCCTTTGACCAATTCGGCATCCAGGGACAGGAGACCCTCTTCCAGGGCATGGTAGACCGGCAGACAGTTCAGGTAATCCACCTGCCCTATGCGAAGTCTGGACACTATAAACCCCCCTCAACAACATTATTAATGGCGTCCCGATCAAGGATGTCTTTATGTAATATAGTTATGCATTTATCGTTTAATACCAATATGTACAGCAACAATTCCACCGGTAAGTTCGTGATAGTAAACGTCAGCCAGGCCGGCTTTTTGGAAAAGCTCGCAGACTTCCGACTGGTGGGGGAAATTTTTCAGTGAGGTGGGAAGCCAGCTATACGGACCATTCTGGCCTACCCCCATCCTTCCCAGCAGGGGCACCAGGTGATTGAAATATAAATAATATAGCTGTTTGAAAACGGGCGCGCCTGGTTTAGCCAGTTCCAGGGAGAGGACTTTCCCGCCTGGTTTGACCACCCTGCGCATCTCCTTAATCGTTTTAAGGATATCCGGCACATTGCGCAGGGCAAAGCCAATAGTGGCACAGTCAAAAGTATTGTCCTCAAACGGCAGCTGCATGGCGTTCCCTTTCACCAACTCAATCACCCCCTGGTAAGGGGTGCGCTTGATGTTGTCAACTGCCTTCTGCAGCATATTCTCACAGAAGTCAAGGCCCACCACTCGCCCGTTCATGCCTACCACCCTGGCCTGTTCGAGCGCCAGCATACCGGTGCCGCAACAGACATCCAGCCCCGCGCTGCCTGGCTGGAGCCCGGAATGACGGACCGTGAACTTTCTCCAATATTTATCACGGTTGAAAGACAAGGTTGTATTGAGCAGGTCATACCTGTGGGCAATAGACGAGAAAACCTCGTGGACGTATCTTTCTTTATCGCGGTCATGCGCAAACTGCATTTAACACCCTTCTTCACCAGTTACCTAGATTACCATCCGGCAGGCAGCCAACCCCTGGCCGGATAAATTGCATACCAGTTTTTCAAGCCATAACCTTTCCGGCTTGCAAGGAATAAGGTGCAGCGCCTCTTTGGCCTCAAGAAGATAAGGCGCTGCATGTTCCGCTTTCATACCCTCCTCCAGGAGGCCATAAGCCATACCAAGGCTTTTCCCAAAACGCCTCATAGTTTTCTGGTCGACTACAGGCGCGCCGGCCAGTTGTGCGCTCAGAGAACAGCACCCGCCAAACAGCTCGGCTGATTCCTTTTGAATTGCGTCACGTAAAGCCCTGGTGGGGGAAGTCTGCGACTTGAGCTTCTGC
This region of Pelotomaculum schinkii genomic DNA includes:
- the purQ gene encoding phosphoribosylformylglycinamidine synthase I, with the translated sequence MLKPRVCILRTDGINCDEETFYAFNKAGAECRMVHVNQIRSGEEKLASYQILALPGGFSYGDDVHSGKILAVELASFLKEQLEEFVAAGKLVLGICNGFQVLVRTGLLPERHLGEINATLMANENSHFECRWVNLLVERSHCVFTRSLEGSIISVQVAHGEGKFYTAPATLQGIENRGQVVFRYAGPDGRPTVLYPHNPNGSLNAIAGVCDTTGRIMGMMPHPERFVEKTQHPNWRRMLSDTIPHGLAIFKNAVDYSKQM
- a CDS encoding menaquinone biosynthetic enzyme MqnA/MqnD family protein, with protein sequence MSRLRIGQVDYLNCLPVYHALEEGLLSLDAELVKGAPTCLNKLFLQGDLDVTPISSIEYARNMDYCLILPGLSISAKGRVSNTLFFSKLPVTELEGRNVSLAETSAASVVLLKVLFDHYYHVDVQFETLSPELDHMMAWSDGALLTGDDAMLAYQRVKEEHLPYHVTDLGEVWQEFTGEKMVYALWVVRSSDSNDRSDKIAKISNILLESKIMGLNRMPAIIAQARKQTGLPLPVIEDYFATISYDFDESCRRALLVYYDYAYKSGLIDERAKLHVWGESVE
- a CDS encoding L,D-transpeptidase family protein; the encoded protein is MNYSRLGAATFAFVFFCFALTSTSEALQNLACPLNPEQGRVLFLKEPNISGRDVAELQERLKALGYYKGAINSVYNDETSRAVASAQENLDLHPNGTVDHVTLQALVAATDQKLFKSKMPAVPEKVSVIIDMDRLILTIFDGTEPVRQYPVAMGKYETPTPVGNWEIVSKSMNPPDAMGTRWLGLNIPYGNYGIHGTNVPGSIGSFASHGCIRMHNAHVEEIFPSVTVGTAVTIVGTPFGAPGAPPSVLGLGSRGPDVLEVQRSLKRLGYLKWNPDGFWGEGTEKAVKKLRQDNGLKGMNVVDDEVYNLLGL
- a CDS encoding demethylmenaquinone methyltransferase; protein product: MQFAHDRDKERYVHEVFSSIAHRYDLLNTTLSFNRDKYWRKFTVRHSGLQPGSAGLDVCCGTGMLALEQARVVGMNGRVVGLDFCENMLQKAVDNIKRTPYQGVIELVKGNAMQLPFEDNTFDCATIGFALRNVPDILKTIKEMRRVVKPGGKVLSLELAKPGAPVFKQLYYLYFNHLVPLLGRMGVGQNGPYSWLPTSLKNFPHQSEVCELFQKAGLADVYYHELTGGIVAVHIGIKR